One region of Nitrososphaerales archaeon genomic DNA includes:
- a CDS encoding Sjogren's syndrome/scleroderma autoantigen 1 family protein: MSREHISAAVELLRKGGTLVSESCDACGGVQVKVSGKTVCVNCGREVIVMETKKDEKVVTTEIVLDLRNVILMKISELLPVLGSENDLGKQEDIVKLIKDYVELLEKIPKEL, translated from the coding sequence TTGAGCAGAGAGCACATTAGCGCGGCTGTAGAATTGCTTAGGAAAGGCGGGACGCTTGTTAGCGAATCCTGCGATGCATGCGGTGGTGTGCAAGTAAAGGTTTCTGGCAAGACTGTTTGCGTGAATTGTGGTAGAGAAGTGATTGTTATGGAAACAAAAAAGGACGAAAAGGTTGTTACTACTGAGATCGTACTAGATCTAAGAAATGTAATATTAATGAAAATCAGTGAGCTGTTACCAGTTTTGGGATCAGAAAATGATCTGGGCAAACAGGAGGATATTGTAAAGTTAATTAAAGATTATGTCGAGTTGTTAGAGAAAATACCTAAAGAACTATGA
- a CDS encoding preprotein translocase subunit Sec61beta produces MSTRKDKKSAPLPASSAGLLRFFEDETRGFKIRPEIAFGIAGALIGVSILIRIIFPI; encoded by the coding sequence ATGAGTACACGAAAAGACAAAAAGTCCGCTCCTCTGCCAGCTTCAAGCGCAGGGCTGCTTAGATTCTTTGAGGACGAGACAAGGGGTTTTAAGATAAGGCCTGAGATAGCCTTTGGTATAGCTGGAGCCCTAATAGGTGTGTCTATACTGATAAGGATAATATTTCCTATCTAG